In Agrobacterium sp. RAC06, a single window of DNA contains:
- a CDS encoding DUF5680 domain-containing protein, with protein sequence MESFIIEAKAVTYVSGKVPAPSASRTGAKDISYERGRFRYLDSHFGGTDFLGQEVVWQGEIPVWAMNYYGRILDAERFDGGRAGTVIKLALTALYQEKRFLGGFTYLHPLGEYLDQSVGDYRSFLGVERIRMGERVVYQLDYQGGLIKP encoded by the coding sequence CTGGAAAGTTTCATCATTGAAGCCAAGGCCGTGACCTATGTCAGCGGCAAGGTCCCTGCCCCCTCGGCAAGCCGGACTGGCGCAAAGGATATTTCCTATGAGCGCGGACGCTTTCGTTATCTCGACAGCCATTTTGGCGGAACGGATTTTCTCGGCCAGGAAGTGGTCTGGCAGGGCGAGATTCCGGTCTGGGCAATGAACTATTACGGTCGCATCCTCGATGCCGAGCGTTTCGACGGCGGGCGGGCGGGCACCGTCATCAAGTTGGCTCTGACAGCCCTTTATCAGGAAAAGCGCTTTCTCGGCGGCTTCACCTATCTGCACCCGCTCGGAGAATATCTCGACCAGTCGGTCGGAGACTACCGCAGCTTCCTCGGTGTCGAACGTATCCGGATGGGTGAGCGCGTGGTCTATCAACTCGACTATCAGGGCGGCCTGATCAAGCCCTAA
- a CDS encoding HWE histidine kinase domain-containing protein — translation MQNVPSVDLTNCDREPIHIPGSIQPHGCLLACDPGISSIRLYSANAPEMLGAKGPMDGLWIADLLGEDVIHDIRNAVAAAPEASRPAVIAHLQLPTGQHFDVAVHRQEQGAILEFEPSFRRTQPLQLAREMIGRVKDINDIDLLISASAKLVRTVLGYDRVMIYRFEEDGSGKVASEAKRHDLESFLGQYFPATDIPRQARILYMQNPIRVISDARGLRVDLLPQAAERAAPLDLSFAHLRSVSPIHCEYLRNMGVSASMSISIIVDGKLWGLIACHHYAPKTLTMSERIAAEMFGEFFSLHLLALKQKRKLDISNEARRSLDRFLQAASHRSDLDDILTAALPEFQTLFACDGVGLLMNGRWTAIGSTLPPGAEEDFTRFIAEVADGRIWSTKALSEDYPPAEAFFEDVSGVMAVPLSHLPRDYIFFFRKERLQTLNWAGNPDKSYEAGPLGDRLTPRKSFALWKETVQRQAAPWRDSDFEIAEAIRSATVEIVLRHNELMQEERSKSDVRQRMLNEELNHRVKNILAVIKSLVAAPSRDELPIQDYIGSLRGRIHALSHAHDQLTRGGGGGTLKDLLQAELLPYRAGRSVIEVNGPSVTLDARAHAVAALVIHEMCTNAAKYGALSRDGGSLAISWEGTADGDCRLHWRESGGPTIGPIGRKGFGSALIERSIPYDLGGTSRVDYRPEGLDAEFRLPGRFMSWEVETVSEEPNPHVEAEVVNHPTSIAGIPVLLVEDQVLIAMDAEMMLADAGIDNVVTASSSSDALNRLKSFAPAIAILDINLGSDTSVPVAQELIRRGIPFVFATGYDDRSSVPEELLSVPVVRKPYDADALVKALSDRLAAQVPAE, via the coding sequence ATGCAGAACGTTCCATCCGTGGATCTCACCAATTGTGATCGCGAACCCATCCACATCCCCGGCTCGATCCAGCCGCATGGATGTCTTCTGGCCTGCGATCCAGGCATAAGTTCCATCCGACTTTATTCGGCGAATGCCCCGGAGATGCTGGGCGCCAAGGGCCCGATGGACGGGCTCTGGATCGCCGATCTGCTCGGCGAGGACGTGATTCATGACATCCGCAACGCCGTCGCCGCCGCCCCCGAAGCGAGCCGCCCGGCCGTGATCGCCCATCTCCAGCTTCCGACGGGACAGCACTTCGATGTCGCCGTCCATCGCCAGGAGCAGGGCGCGATCCTCGAATTCGAGCCCTCATTCCGACGCACCCAGCCGCTGCAGCTCGCCCGTGAAATGATCGGTCGGGTGAAGGATATCAACGATATCGATCTGCTGATTTCCGCGTCTGCCAAGCTGGTTCGCACAGTGCTCGGCTACGACCGCGTCATGATCTACCGCTTTGAGGAAGATGGATCGGGCAAGGTCGCGAGCGAGGCCAAGCGCCACGATCTGGAGAGTTTTCTCGGCCAGTATTTTCCGGCGACCGATATCCCGCGTCAGGCGCGCATCCTCTATATGCAGAACCCGATCCGCGTCATTTCGGATGCGCGAGGTCTGCGCGTCGATCTGCTGCCGCAGGCCGCAGAACGGGCCGCGCCGCTCGATCTTTCCTTCGCCCACCTGCGCAGCGTCTCGCCGATCCATTGTGAATATCTGCGCAACATGGGCGTTTCGGCCTCCATGTCGATCTCGATCATCGTCGACGGCAAGCTCTGGGGCCTGATCGCCTGCCATCACTATGCGCCCAAGACCCTGACCATGTCCGAGCGCATCGCGGCAGAAATGTTCGGCGAATTCTTCTCGCTGCATCTCCTGGCGCTGAAGCAGAAGCGCAAGCTGGATATATCCAACGAGGCGCGGCGCTCGCTTGATCGGTTTCTCCAGGCCGCCTCGCATCGTTCCGATCTCGATGACATCCTGACCGCCGCCCTGCCCGAGTTCCAGACGCTGTTCGCCTGTGACGGCGTCGGACTTCTGATGAATGGCCGCTGGACGGCCATCGGTAGCACGCTGCCGCCGGGCGCTGAGGAAGACTTCACCCGCTTCATCGCCGAGGTGGCAGATGGCCGGATCTGGTCGACAAAGGCGCTTTCTGAGGACTATCCGCCGGCCGAAGCCTTCTTCGAAGACGTTTCCGGCGTCATGGCCGTTCCCCTCTCGCATTTGCCGCGCGACTACATCTTCTTCTTCCGCAAGGAACGCCTGCAGACGCTGAACTGGGCGGGCAATCCGGACAAGTCCTATGAGGCTGGCCCGCTCGGCGATCGCCTGACCCCACGCAAGAGCTTTGCCCTGTGGAAGGAAACGGTTCAGCGTCAGGCGGCGCCCTGGCGCGACAGCGATTTCGAGATTGCGGAAGCGATCCGTTCGGCGACCGTCGAGATCGTCCTGCGTCACAACGAGCTGATGCAAGAGGAACGCAGCAAGTCCGACGTGCGCCAGCGCATGCTGAACGAGGAGCTGAACCACCGGGTCAAGAACATCCTGGCCGTAATCAAGTCGCTGGTGGCAGCGCCCTCGCGGGATGAACTGCCGATCCAGGACTATATCGGCTCGCTGCGCGGTCGGATCCATGCGCTGTCCCACGCCCATGACCAGCTGACGCGGGGTGGTGGTGGCGGCACGCTCAAAGACCTGCTGCAGGCAGAGCTTCTGCCCTATCGCGCTGGTCGCAGCGTGATCGAGGTGAACGGCCCCTCCGTCACGCTCGACGCCCGGGCCCATGCCGTGGCAGCACTGGTGATCCACGAGATGTGCACGAATGCTGCAAAATACGGCGCCCTTTCGCGCGACGGTGGCTCGCTCGCCATTTCCTGGGAGGGAACCGCGGACGGCGACTGCCGACTGCACTGGCGCGAAAGCGGCGGACCGACCATTGGCCCCATCGGTCGCAAAGGCTTTGGCTCAGCCCTCATCGAGCGTAGCATTCCCTACGACCTCGGCGGAACAAGCCGGGTCGATTATCGCCCCGAGGGACTGGATGCAGAGTTCCGGCTGCCAGGCCGATTTATGAGCTGGGAGGTTGAAACCGTGAGCGAAGAACCCAATCCGCATGTCGAGGCCGAAGTGGTCAATCATCCGACCAGCATCGCCGGAATACCGGTTCTGCTGGTTGAGGATCAGGTTCTGATCGCCATGGATGCGGAAATGATGCTCGCCGATGCCGGCATCGATAATGTCGTGACCGCGAGCTCAAGCAGCGATGCCTTGAACCGCCTCAAAAGTTTCGCCCCGGCGATCGCAATCCTCGACATCAATCTCGGCAGCGACACATCGGTGCCCGTCGCCCAGGAGCTGATACGTCGGGGCATCCCCTTTGTCTTCGCCACGGGTTACGACGATCGCTCCTCGGTTCCAGAGGAATTACTGTCCGTACCAGTCGTGCGTAAGCCCTATGATGCCGACGCCCTCGTGAAAGCACTCTCCGACAGGCTGGCCGCCCAGGTTCCGGCAGAGTGA
- a CDS encoding biliverdin-producing heme oxygenase: protein MDFPLRRTALKEATADAHAALDSLVGSFRTLDDYKCYLAGIAAFRMPVEAWLSEAELPLDLKDYEPHRVHAELEADLSDLNTRPPTDQPAFTPPEGDGIVGLLYVLEGSALGARLLAKRAEALGLSADFGARHLFSQARNFSSWRALTEHMENVRVYDNRAAARWANTAFDYARSAFESALNAERSIRGSHQL from the coding sequence ATGGATTTCCCGCTCCGTCGAACGGCTCTCAAAGAGGCGACTGCCGACGCTCATGCGGCGCTCGATAGTCTCGTCGGCAGTTTCCGGACTCTTGATGACTACAAGTGTTACCTGGCCGGCATCGCAGCCTTCCGCATGCCGGTCGAAGCCTGGCTCTCCGAGGCCGAACTGCCTTTGGACCTCAAGGACTACGAGCCCCACCGTGTCCATGCGGAACTGGAAGCTGATCTTTCCGACCTGAACACTCGCCCGCCGACGGACCAGCCGGCGTTCACACCGCCGGAGGGCGATGGCATCGTCGGACTGCTTTATGTCCTGGAAGGATCGGCGCTCGGTGCCCGCCTCCTCGCCAAGCGCGCGGAAGCACTCGGCCTGTCGGCCGATTTCGGTGCACGACATCTTTTTTCCCAGGCACGGAACTTTTCCAGCTGGCGTGCGTTGACCGAGCATATGGAGAACGTGCGTGTATACGACAACCGAGCCGCTGCTAGGTGGGCAAACACCGCCTTCGACTATGCCCGTAGTGCCTTCGAAAGCGCCCTGAATGCAGAACGTTCCATCCGTGGATCTCACCAATTGTGA
- the urtA gene encoding urea ABC transporter substrate-binding protein: MSMKMKLTGALLGAMLSTTAFHGAFAQEDTIKIGVLHSLSGTMAISETTLKDAMLMLVEEQNKKGGILGKKIEAVVVDPASDWPLFAEKARELIEKDKVAAVFGCWTSSSRKSVLPVFEELNSILFYPVQYEGEESSRNIFYTGAAPNQQAIPAVDYLAENEGVERWVLAGTDYVYPQTTNKILKAYLMSKGVAEEDIMINYTPFGHSDWQTIVSDIKKFGSAGKKTAVVSTINGDANVPFYKELGNQGIKAEDIPVVAFSVGEEELAGLDTAPLVGHLAAWNYFQSVDTPANAEFIKTWHAFTGNEKRVTNDPMEAAYIGFNAWVKAVEAAGTTETDAVLDSIIGVAVPNLTGGYSTVMPNHHITKPVLIGEIQADGQFEVVQETPAVVGDEWSDYLPDSKDLIADWRKPMECGNFNVATGKCGGKGS; the protein is encoded by the coding sequence ATGTCCATGAAGATGAAACTGACAGGCGCGCTTCTCGGCGCCATGCTGTCGACGACGGCCTTCCACGGCGCATTCGCCCAGGAAGACACGATCAAGATCGGCGTTCTGCACTCGCTGTCCGGCACGATGGCGATCTCGGAAACGACGCTGAAAGACGCCATGCTGATGCTCGTCGAAGAGCAGAACAAGAAGGGTGGCATTCTCGGCAAGAAGATCGAAGCCGTCGTTGTCGACCCGGCGTCTGACTGGCCGCTGTTTGCCGAAAAGGCGCGCGAGCTGATTGAAAAGGACAAGGTTGCGGCCGTCTTCGGTTGCTGGACCTCGTCGTCGCGCAAGTCCGTTCTCCCTGTTTTCGAAGAGCTGAACTCGATCCTCTTCTACCCGGTCCAGTACGAGGGTGAAGAATCCTCGCGCAACATCTTCTACACAGGCGCTGCTCCGAACCAGCAGGCGATCCCGGCCGTTGACTACCTGGCCGAGAACGAAGGCGTCGAGCGTTGGGTTCTCGCCGGCACCGACTACGTCTATCCGCAGACGACCAACAAGATCCTCAAAGCCTATCTGATGTCCAAGGGCGTTGCCGAAGAAGACATCATGATCAACTACACGCCGTTCGGTCATTCCGACTGGCAGACCATCGTCTCCGACATCAAGAAGTTCGGTTCGGCCGGCAAGAAGACCGCCGTCGTTTCGACCATCAACGGTGACGCCAACGTGCCGTTCTACAAGGAACTGGGCAACCAGGGCATCAAGGCCGAAGACATCCCGGTCGTGGCCTTCTCGGTCGGTGAAGAAGAACTCGCCGGTCTCGATACCGCACCGCTCGTCGGTCACCTTGCCGCCTGGAACTACTTCCAGTCCGTCGACACCCCGGCCAATGCCGAGTTCATCAAGACCTGGCATGCCTTTACCGGCAACGAAAAGCGCGTGACCAACGACCCGATGGAAGCTGCCTATATCGGCTTCAACGCCTGGGTTAAGGCCGTCGAAGCTGCGGGCACGACCGAAACCGATGCCGTTCTCGACTCGATCATCGGCGTTGCCGTTCCGAACTTGACCGGCGGCTACTCGACCGTCATGCCGAACCACCACATCACCAAGCCGGTGCTGATCGGCGAAATCCAGGCCGACGGCCAGTTTGAAGTCGTCCAGGAAACGCCTGCCGTCGTCGGTGACGAGTGGTCCGATTATCTGCCTGATTCCAAGGACCTGATCGCCGATTGGCGCAAGCCGATGGAATGCGGCAACTTCAACGTTGCCACCGGCAAGTGCGGCGGCAAGGGCAGCTGA
- the urtB gene encoding urea ABC transporter permease subunit UrtB translates to MLIRFITLAFLFLSFAAPSFAQSDPKDLIKALGKASFKEAEALLGQIAATGDPRVVPALEAFAEGELFVRKSDNQVFITKAAGSNLAAIDPLTGETVGEEPKGAFTKVRVNNNLRRAIRSALGGLTLLSPDRNVRLSAAQAVLQSPSAENLELVETALAKETDAEVKARMEQARAVSILASDRSIEEKRGAIEAVASIGGRPAKSILLSVSGTIDESLRPDLDAAVSKIEGELILWDTAESVWYGISLGSVLLLAAIGLAITFGVMGIINMAHGEMVMIGAYSTFVVQQVIRTSYPGLFDWSLAIALPVAFLMTALIGLVIERGVIRFLYGRPLETLLATWGISLILQQTVRTIFGPTNQEVGNPSWMSGSFALGGMTITWNRLWIVLFSLTIFFALLALMKKSAFGLQMRAVTQNRRMASSMGIRTPWVDAFTFALGSGIAGIAGVALSQIDNVSPNLGQAYIIDSFMVVVFGGVGNLWGTLVGALSLGILNKFLEPSVGAVLGKILVLVLIILFIQKRPRGLFALKGRAVEA, encoded by the coding sequence ATGCTTATCCGTTTCATCACACTCGCCTTCCTCTTCCTTTCCTTCGCCGCGCCCTCCTTCGCGCAGAGCGATCCCAAGGATCTCATCAAAGCTCTTGGAAAAGCCAGCTTTAAAGAGGCCGAAGCGCTTCTGGGGCAGATCGCCGCGACAGGCGATCCGCGCGTCGTTCCTGCGCTCGAAGCCTTTGCAGAGGGCGAACTCTTCGTTCGCAAGTCGGACAATCAGGTCTTCATCACCAAGGCTGCCGGCAGCAATCTGGCGGCCATCGATCCGTTGACGGGCGAGACTGTCGGCGAGGAGCCCAAGGGCGCCTTCACCAAGGTGAGGGTCAACAACAATCTCCGTCGCGCCATCCGTTCCGCGCTGGGCGGACTGACGCTGCTCAGCCCGGACAGGAATGTCCGTCTTTCCGCCGCCCAGGCGGTGCTGCAGTCTCCGAGTGCCGAAAATCTTGAGCTCGTCGAGACAGCGCTTGCCAAGGAAACCGATGCCGAGGTCAAGGCGCGCATGGAGCAGGCGAGGGCCGTGTCCATTCTGGCGTCTGACCGCTCGATCGAGGAGAAGCGAGGCGCGATCGAGGCTGTCGCATCAATCGGCGGCAGACCGGCCAAGAGCATCCTGCTCTCCGTATCCGGCACCATTGATGAGAGCTTGCGGCCGGATCTCGACGCCGCCGTCTCGAAGATCGAAGGCGAGTTGATCCTGTGGGATACCGCCGAGAGTGTCTGGTACGGCATCTCGCTCGGATCGGTGCTGCTGCTCGCGGCGATCGGCCTTGCCATCACCTTTGGCGTCATGGGCATCATCAATATGGCGCATGGCGAGATGGTGATGATCGGCGCCTATTCCACCTTCGTGGTGCAGCAGGTGATCCGAACCAGCTATCCCGGTCTCTTCGACTGGTCTCTCGCCATTGCGCTGCCCGTCGCCTTCTTGATGACGGCGCTGATCGGGCTCGTCATCGAGCGCGGTGTCATCCGGTTCCTCTATGGCCGGCCGCTCGAAACGCTGCTTGCCACCTGGGGCATTTCGCTGATCCTCCAGCAGACCGTGCGCACGATCTTTGGCCCGACCAACCAGGAAGTGGGCAACCCGTCCTGGATGTCCGGCTCATTTGCGCTGGGGGGCATGACAATCACCTGGAACCGTCTCTGGATCGTGCTGTTTTCGCTCACCATCTTTTTCGCGCTGCTCGCGCTGATGAAGAAGTCCGCCTTCGGCCTGCAGATGCGCGCCGTGACGCAGAACCGCCGCATGGCGTCTTCCATGGGCATTCGGACACCCTGGGTCGATGCCTTCACCTTCGCGCTCGGATCGGGCATTGCCGGTATCGCCGGCGTGGCGCTTTCCCAGATCGACAACGTCTCTCCGAACCTCGGCCAGGCCTATATCATCGACAGTTTCATGGTCGTGGTCTTTGGCGGGGTCGGTAATCTCTGGGGTACGCTGGTCGGCGCCTTGTCGCTCGGCATCCTCAACAAGTTCCTCGAACCCTCGGTCGGCGCCGTGCTCGGCAAGATCCTCGTGCTCGTGCTGATCATTCTCTTCATTCAGAAACGACCGCGCGGCCTCTTTGCGCTCAAGGGAAGGGCGGTGGAAGCATGA
- the urtC gene encoding urea ABC transporter permease subunit UrtC, which translates to MITGFILRALEGKILIAAGILIAFALLVPALNLLTPPDSPFHVPTYVMSLMGKYLCYALLALALDLVWGYCGILSLGHGAFFALGGYAMGMYLMRQIGSRGVYGDPILPDFMVFLNWKELPWFWHGMDMFPVAMAMVLIVPGLLAFFFGWFAFRSRVNGVYLSIITQAMTYALMLAFFRNDMGFGGNNGLTDYKEILGFSVQADGTRAVLFALSAIFLALCLVIASGITRSKFGKVLVGVRDAESRVRFLGYRVENIKLFTFVVSAMMAGIAGALFVPQVGIINPGEFDPANSIEVVVWAAVGGRGTLIGPIIGAILVNVGKSYFTGAFPDLWLFALGGLFIFVTLFLPKGIVGTVQQYLARRREYRDAADKDAANADVKPQSAPVAAE; encoded by the coding sequence ATGATTACCGGCTTCATCTTACGCGCACTCGAAGGCAAGATCCTCATTGCCGCCGGCATCCTCATCGCCTTTGCCTTGCTCGTCCCGGCGCTCAACCTGCTGACGCCGCCCGACAGCCCCTTCCATGTGCCGACCTATGTCATGTCGCTGATGGGCAAGTATCTCTGCTACGCGCTGCTGGCGCTGGCGCTCGATCTCGTCTGGGGCTATTGCGGCATTCTCTCGCTTGGCCACGGCGCCTTCTTCGCGCTCGGTGGCTATGCCATGGGCATGTATCTGATGCGCCAGATCGGCTCCCGTGGCGTATACGGTGATCCCATCCTGCCCGACTTCATGGTCTTCCTGAACTGGAAGGAACTGCCGTGGTTCTGGCATGGCATGGACATGTTCCCTGTCGCCATGGCGATGGTGCTGATCGTGCCCGGCCTGCTCGCCTTCTTTTTCGGCTGGTTTGCCTTCCGCTCCCGCGTCAACGGCGTCTATCTGTCGATCATCACCCAGGCGATGACCTATGCGCTGATGCTCGCCTTCTTCCGCAACGACATGGGCTTCGGCGGCAATAACGGCCTCACCGACTATAAGGAAATCCTCGGCTTCTCCGTCCAGGCGGACGGAACGCGTGCGGTGCTCTTTGCGCTCTCGGCGATCTTCCTGGCGCTCTGCCTGGTGATTGCGTCCGGCATCACCCGTTCTAAGTTCGGCAAGGTGCTGGTCGGCGTGCGCGATGCGGAAAGCCGCGTGCGCTTCCTTGGTTACCGGGTCGAGAACATCAAGCTCTTCACCTTCGTCGTCTCGGCGATGATGGCGGGCATTGCCGGTGCGCTTTTCGTGCCGCAGGTCGGCATCATCAACCCCGGCGAATTCGATCCGGCCAACTCGATCGAAGTCGTTGTCTGGGCGGCTGTCGGCGGGCGCGGCACGCTGATCGGGCCGATCATCGGGGCGATCCTCGTCAATGTCGGCAAGAGCTATTTCACCGGTGCCTTCCCCGATCTCTGGCTGTTTGCACTCGGCGGTCTCTTCATCTTCGTCACGCTGTTCCTGCCCAAGGGCATCGTCGGCACGGTGCAGCAGTATCTCGCACGCCGGAGGGAATATCGGGATGCAGCCGACAAGGATGCGGCGAACGCCGATGTGAAACCCCAATCGGCCCCCGTGGCTGCGGAGTGA
- the urtD gene encoding urea ABC transporter ATP-binding protein UrtD, producing MSDKTTSSLLYLNGVSVSFDGFKALNSLSFIVEPGELRAIIGPNGAGKTTMMDIITGKTRPDSGEVFFDGGKIDLTKKDEAEIAQLGIGRKFQKPTVFESHTVWDNLELALNRKRGVFATLFYSLSSKDKARIEEILETVRLTHRKDELAANLSHGQKQWLEIGMLLAQEPKLLLVDEPVAGMTDAETAETAILLKEIAKTRSVVVVEHDMGFIRDLGVKVTCLAEGSVLAEGSIDFVSNDQKVIENYLGR from the coding sequence ATGAGCGACAAGACCACGTCCAGCCTGCTCTATCTCAACGGTGTCTCCGTCTCCTTCGACGGCTTCAAGGCGCTGAATTCGCTCTCCTTCATCGTCGAACCCGGCGAACTTCGCGCCATCATCGGCCCTAACGGCGCCGGCAAGACGACGATGATGGACATCATCACCGGCAAGACCCGACCTGACAGCGGCGAAGTCTTCTTCGATGGCGGCAAGATCGACCTCACCAAGAAGGACGAGGCCGAGATTGCGCAGCTTGGCATCGGCCGCAAGTTCCAGAAGCCGACGGTGTTCGAAAGCCATACCGTCTGGGACAATCTGGAACTGGCGCTGAACCGCAAGCGGGGTGTCTTTGCCACGTTGTTCTATAGCCTGTCGTCCAAAGACAAGGCGCGCATCGAGGAGATCCTCGAGACGGTTCGTCTGACGCATCGCAAGGACGAGCTCGCTGCCAATCTCTCCCACGGCCAGAAGCAGTGGTTGGAGATCGGCATGCTGCTCGCCCAGGAGCCGAAGCTTCTGCTCGTCGACGAGCCGGTCGCCGGCATGACGGATGCCGAGACGGCGGAAACGGCCATTCTGCTCAAGGAGATCGCCAAGACCCGCTCCGTCGTCGTCGTAGAACACGACATGGGCTTCATCCGCGACCTCGGCGTCAAGGTGACCTGTCTGGCGGAAGGCTCGGTCCTGGCCGAGGGCTCGATCGATTTCGTTTCGAACGACCAGAAGGTCATCGAAAACTATCTGGGGCGGTGA
- the urtE gene encoding urea ABC transporter ATP-binding subunit UrtE, whose amino-acid sequence MLTVENVNLHYGAAQALRGVSINAEMGKITCVLGRNGVGKSSLLRAITGQHAVSAGTITFNGQKLNGMAPFNRARTGVGYVPQGREIFPLLTVKENLETGYAPLERKDRFIPDDIFALFPVLDTMLSRRGGDLSGGQQQQLAIGRAMVTRPKILVLDEPTEGIQPSIIKDIGRAIRYLRDTTGMAILLVEQYLDFCRELADHVYIMDRGEIVHEGAAETLDTPEARRHLTV is encoded by the coding sequence ATGCTGACAGTCGAAAACGTCAATCTCCACTACGGTGCCGCACAGGCTCTCCGAGGCGTCTCCATCAATGCCGAGATGGGCAAGATCACCTGCGTGCTCGGTCGCAACGGGGTCGGCAAGTCGTCGCTTCTGCGCGCCATCACCGGCCAGCATGCGGTGTCGGCGGGAACGATCACCTTCAACGGCCAGAAGCTCAACGGCATGGCGCCGTTCAACCGGGCGCGGACGGGCGTGGGCTATGTGCCCCAGGGCCGTGAGATCTTTCCGCTTCTGACCGTGAAAGAAAACCTCGAGACCGGTTATGCACCGCTGGAGCGCAAGGACCGCTTCATCCCGGATGATATCTTCGCGCTGTTTCCAGTCCTCGACACCATGCTGTCGCGGCGCGGGGGTGACCTCTCCGGTGGGCAGCAGCAGCAGCTGGCGATCGGGCGAGCTATGGTGACGCGGCCGAAGATCCTGGTGCTGGACGAGCCGACCGAAGGCATCCAACCGTCGATCATCAAGGATATCGGCCGGGCGATCCGCTACCTGCGCGATACGACCGGCATGGCGATCCTGCTGGTCGAGCAGTATCTGGATTTCTGCCGGGAGCTCGCCGATCACGTTTACATCATGGATCGCGGCGAGATCGTGCATGAGGGTGCAGCGGAGACGCTCGATACGCCGGAAGCGCGGCGTCATCTGACCGTCTGA
- a CDS encoding alpha/beta hydrolase family esterase, which produces MTTSTVFPLVRARGISRVVAGLFFFGLSSAAAQAAGCGEPVQPGHYSLSFQSGGVEREAIYVIPSSYTGKKKVPLVLDFHGSNSNPKVQLGRSHWNEVAEREGFVVMALAGSLKGGLPNTYAWNVPGVTAGEGADESAAIREALKIAKEKLCIDATKVYASGYSGGGRMLSQYICNGFREFAAAGFVMGLRAGTPVEENGVWQPRRESCQPSRPVSIIAFSGKKDHVNPFEGGGRAYWRYGGEVALNRWAELNGCDTRASLETGENADVATYAGCRAGTSVVSYVIASADHAWPARTVRFRLASNGDKAIREVDATDRMWEFFKASGGEMIATVAVDAACSDKQKTAAISDGGQGTRCTRTSKPDSNAPSVSDDL; this is translated from the coding sequence ATGACAACCAGCACGGTTTTCCCACTCGTGCGGGCACGCGGTATTTCGCGCGTGGTCGCGGGGCTCTTTTTCTTTGGTCTTTCCAGCGCCGCTGCCCAGGCGGCGGGGTGTGGCGAACCCGTCCAGCCCGGCCACTACAGCCTCAGCTTTCAGTCCGGTGGTGTGGAGCGCGAGGCAATCTATGTCATTCCGTCGAGCTATACAGGCAAGAAGAAGGTCCCGCTGGTTCTCGATTTCCACGGCTCCAACAGCAATCCGAAGGTCCAGCTCGGCCGCAGCCACTGGAACGAGGTTGCCGAGCGCGAGGGCTTCGTGGTCATGGCGCTGGCCGGCAGCCTGAAGGGTGGATTGCCGAACACCTATGCCTGGAACGTGCCCGGTGTCACGGCAGGTGAGGGCGCGGATGAGTCCGCCGCCATTCGTGAGGCGCTGAAGATCGCAAAAGAAAAGCTCTGCATTGATGCCACCAAGGTTTACGCCTCGGGTTATTCCGGCGGCGGGCGCATGCTGTCGCAATATATCTGCAACGGCTTCCGCGAATTTGCCGCGGCCGGCTTCGTCATGGGCCTGCGCGCCGGTACACCCGTCGAGGAAAACGGTGTCTGGCAGCCGCGGCGGGAAAGCTGCCAGCCGAGCCGGCCGGTGTCGATCATCGCGTTTTCCGGCAAGAAGGATCACGTCAATCCATTCGAAGGCGGTGGCCGGGCCTATTGGCGGTATGGCGGCGAAGTGGCGCTCAACCGCTGGGCCGAACTCAACGGCTGCGATACGCGGGCCTCTCTCGAGACCGGTGAGAATGCCGACGTGGCGACCTATGCCGGCTGTCGTGCAGGCACCAGCGTTGTCTCCTATGTGATTGCCAGTGCTGACCACGCCTGGCCGGCCCGCACGGTGCGCTTCCGTCTCGCTTCTAACGGCGACAAGGCGATCCGCGAGGTTGATGCGACCGACAGAATGTGGGAGTTCTTCAAGGCCTCGGGCGGCGAGATGATTGCGACAGTCGCAGTCGACGCTGCCTGCAGCGACAAACAGAAAACCGCCGCGATCAGCGATGGCGGGCAGGGGACACGGTGCACGCGAACAAGCAAACCAGACAGCAACGCGCCGTCGGTGTCGGACGACTTGTGA